Proteins encoded by one window of Streptomyces sp. ALI-76-A:
- a CDS encoding CBS domain-containing protein has translation MTTAGDIMHRGVQWIPARETLDRAAQLMRDLGVGALPISDENERLCGILTDRDIVVGCVARGHDPAEVTAGEMAQGTPRWIDADADVSEVLHEMQDHQIRRLPVIENKRLVGMISEADLVRHLADDQIASWAESVYARTPDR, from the coding sequence ATGACCACCGCCGGAGACATCATGCACCGTGGCGTCCAGTGGATCCCCGCCCGCGAGACGCTGGACCGGGCCGCCCAGCTGATGCGCGACCTCGGCGTCGGCGCCCTGCCCATCAGCGACGAGAACGAACGGCTCTGCGGCATTCTCACCGACCGCGACATCGTCGTCGGCTGTGTCGCCAGGGGCCATGACCCGGCCGAGGTCACCGCGGGCGAGATGGCCCAGGGCACCCCGCGCTGGATCGACGCGGACGCCGACGTCAGCGAGGTGCTTCACGAGATGCAGGATCACCAGATCCGCAGGCTTCCCGTCATCGAGAACAAGCGCCTGGTCGGCATGATCAGCGAAGCCGACCTTGTCCGGCACCTGGCGGACGACCAGATCGCGAGCTGGGCGGAGAGCGTCTACGCGCGGACGCCTGACCGCTGA
- a CDS encoding anthrone oxygenase family protein yields the protein MIDGPYFVLTLVGVLGTGLVAGVFCGFSTFVMRGLAALPPSRGVAAMQAINVTAVRPAFMLVFTGSAVVCVVIAVVTFVLWPDEGTAELLVGSGLYLFGVFGLTVVANVPRNNALARMEPDTPEAAAYWPTYVREWTMWNHVRTIASAAAAVFYVLALT from the coding sequence GTGATCGACGGACCGTACTTCGTACTGACGCTGGTGGGTGTACTGGGGACCGGACTGGTCGCCGGGGTGTTCTGCGGGTTCTCGACGTTCGTGATGCGGGGGCTCGCCGCGTTGCCGCCCTCCCGGGGTGTCGCCGCGATGCAGGCGATCAACGTGACCGCGGTACGGCCGGCGTTCATGCTCGTGTTCACCGGATCGGCCGTGGTGTGCGTGGTGATCGCGGTGGTGACGTTCGTGCTGTGGCCGGACGAGGGGACGGCCGAGTTGCTGGTCGGCAGCGGGCTGTACCTGTTCGGCGTGTTCGGGCTGACCGTGGTGGCGAACGTGCCGCGCAACAACGCGCTGGCCAGGATGGAACCGGACACTCCCGAGGCGGCCGCGTACTGGCCGACGTATGTGCGCGAGTGGACGATGTGGAACCACGTCCGCACCATCGCCTCGGCCGCCGCGGCGGTGTTCTACGTGCTCGCCCTCACCTGA
- a CDS encoding glutamate synthase subunit beta yields MADPKGFMTTPRQDWPRRPVEERVRDWDEVYVPGALLPIIDKQADRCMDCGIPFCHDACPLGNLIPEWNDLVARDDWRVAADRLHATNNFPEFTGRLCPAPCEAGCVLAINQPAVTIKNVEVSIADRAWELGFAPPSPPDRLSGRTVAVIGSGPTGLAAAQQLTRAGHTVVVYEKDDRLGGLMRYGIPEFKMEKHHLDRRIEQLRAEGTKFRTSTAIGRDIGAPELRARHDAVVIATGATAWRELDVPGRELTGVQQAMEYLPLANRVREGDLEVSPMSAAGKHVVIVGGGDTGADCLGTAVREGAASVTQLDIYTQPGTERDEDAEPWPTYPRVYRLSAAHEEARDLRTAPAATADARLFAASTLRFTGDADGHVRSLHLVEVDARRRPVPDSGRRLPADLVLLALGFSGPDKEDGLVDQLGLELDPRGTITRDADFATNVPGVFAAGDAARGQSLIVWAIAEGRAVAAAVDRHLTGSSRLPAPIGPYDRPMAV; encoded by the coding sequence ATGGCCGACCCCAAGGGATTCATGACCACGCCCCGCCAGGACTGGCCGCGCCGGCCGGTCGAGGAGCGGGTGCGGGACTGGGACGAGGTGTACGTCCCCGGGGCGCTGCTGCCCATCATCGACAAGCAGGCCGACCGCTGCATGGACTGCGGCATCCCCTTCTGCCACGACGCCTGTCCGCTCGGCAATCTCATCCCCGAGTGGAACGACCTGGTCGCCCGCGACGACTGGCGGGTGGCCGCCGATCGACTGCACGCCACGAACAACTTCCCAGAGTTCACTGGGCGGTTGTGCCCGGCGCCGTGCGAGGCGGGGTGTGTGCTGGCCATCAACCAGCCCGCGGTCACCATCAAGAACGTCGAGGTCTCCATCGCCGACCGGGCCTGGGAGCTCGGGTTCGCGCCGCCGAGTCCGCCCGACCGGCTGTCCGGGCGGACGGTCGCGGTGATCGGCTCGGGACCCACCGGCCTCGCCGCGGCACAGCAGCTGACCCGGGCGGGACACACGGTGGTCGTGTACGAGAAGGACGACCGGCTCGGCGGACTGATGCGGTACGGCATCCCCGAGTTCAAGATGGAGAAGCACCATCTGGACCGGCGGATCGAGCAGTTGCGGGCCGAGGGCACGAAGTTCCGTACGTCGACGGCGATCGGGCGGGACATCGGCGCCCCGGAGCTGCGTGCGCGTCATGACGCCGTGGTGATCGCCACCGGGGCGACGGCGTGGCGGGAACTGGACGTGCCCGGGCGCGAGTTGACCGGTGTCCAGCAGGCGATGGAGTACCTGCCGCTGGCCAACCGGGTACGTGAGGGAGACCTGGAGGTCTCGCCGATGTCCGCCGCCGGGAAGCATGTCGTCATCGTCGGCGGCGGTGACACGGGAGCCGACTGCCTGGGTACGGCGGTGCGGGAAGGGGCAGCGTCCGTGACCCAGTTGGACATCTACACGCAGCCCGGCACCGAGCGGGACGAGGACGCCGAGCCGTGGCCGACGTACCCGAGGGTCTACCGGCTGTCGGCCGCGCACGAGGAGGCCCGTGACCTGCGGACGGCACCGGCGGCGACCGCGGACGCGCGGCTGTTCGCGGCGTCCACCCTCCGGTTCACCGGCGACGCCGACGGGCATGTGCGGTCCCTGCACCTGGTCGAGGTGGACGCCCGGCGGCGGCCGGTGCCGGACAGCGGGCGCCGCCTGCCCGCCGACCTGGTGCTGCTCGCGCTCGGCTTCTCGGGGCCGGACAAGGAGGACGGTCTGGTGGACCAGCTGGGCCTGGAGCTGGATCCGCGCGGGACGATCACGCGGGACGCGGACTTCGCCACGAACGTCCCCGGTGTGTTCGCCGCGGGGGACGCTGCCCGGGGGCAGTCGTTGATCGTGTGGGCGATCGCGGAGGGGCGGGCGGTGGCGGCGGCCGTCGACCGCCATCTGACGGGGAGTTCACGGCTGCCGGCGCCGATCGGACCGTACGACCGCCCCATGGCCGTATAA
- a CDS encoding magnesium and cobalt transport protein CorA, with amino-acid sequence MSMAGNLRKVTSLSKVGGLRKVARLARRRPRVDLSHPARSPLGSSVVNCVTYREGVRVPAGTDLVDAVERVRKHRDGFVWLGLHEPTGQEFAGIADLFDLHPLAVEDAVEAHQRPKLERYGDTLFAVFKTVCYVDHEELTATSEVVNTGEIMVFVGQDFVITVRHGRHGSLGPLREELESAPQQLAKGPAAVLHAIADHVVDDYLHVTDAVQEDLDQVETAVFSDTGGRVDPGHIYQLKRELLELKRAVVPLGRPLEELAARPIRVVDPEIQAYFRDVADHLLRVKEQIAAFDELLNSILQAHLAQVTVAQNADMRKITAWAALIAVPTMVCGLYGMNFDYMPELHWRFGYGMVLGVISVACLVLYRGFRRNGWL; translated from the coding sequence ATGTCCATGGCAGGGAATCTGCGGAAGGTCACGAGCCTCAGCAAGGTAGGCGGCCTCCGCAAGGTGGCACGGCTGGCACGTCGGCGTCCCCGCGTCGACCTGAGCCATCCGGCCCGGTCCCCGCTGGGCTCGTCGGTGGTCAACTGCGTGACGTACCGGGAGGGGGTCCGGGTCCCGGCCGGGACCGATCTGGTCGACGCGGTGGAACGGGTGCGCAAGCACCGCGACGGTTTCGTCTGGCTCGGCCTGCACGAGCCGACGGGCCAGGAGTTCGCGGGCATCGCCGACCTCTTCGACCTCCACCCGCTGGCGGTCGAGGACGCGGTCGAGGCACACCAGCGCCCGAAGCTGGAGCGCTACGGCGACACACTCTTCGCGGTGTTCAAGACGGTCTGCTACGTCGACCACGAGGAACTCACGGCGACCAGCGAGGTGGTCAACACCGGTGAGATCATGGTGTTCGTCGGCCAGGACTTCGTGATCACGGTGCGCCACGGACGGCACGGCTCACTGGGACCGTTGCGCGAGGAGCTGGAGTCCGCCCCCCAGCAGCTCGCCAAGGGTCCGGCGGCGGTGCTGCACGCGATCGCGGACCATGTGGTCGACGACTATCTGCACGTCACCGACGCGGTGCAGGAGGACCTCGACCAGGTCGAGACGGCCGTGTTCTCGGACACCGGCGGCCGCGTCGACCCGGGGCACATCTACCAGCTCAAGCGCGAACTCCTGGAGCTGAAGCGCGCCGTCGTCCCGCTCGGCCGTCCGCTGGAGGAACTCGCCGCCCGGCCGATCCGGGTGGTCGACCCGGAGATACAGGCCTACTTCCGCGACGTCGCCGACCATCTGCTGCGTGTGAAGGAGCAGATCGCCGCCTTCGACGAACTGCTCAACTCCATCCTCCAGGCTCACCTCGCGCAGGTCACGGTCGCGCAGAACGCCGACATGCGCAAGATCACGGCATGGGCCGCGCTGATCGCCGTACCGACGATGGTGTGCGGGTTGTACGGCATGAACTTCGACTACATGCCGGAGCTGCACTGGCGATTCGGTTACGGCATGGTCCTCGGCGTGATATCCGTCGCCTGCCTGGTCCTGTACCGGGGTTTCCGGCGCAACGGGTGGCTCTGA
- a CDS encoding SAM-dependent methyltransferase — protein sequence MTGQDPRGAVDIDTSKPHPARMYDWYLGGKDNYPVDEAMGRQMLALDPRVPVMARVNRAFMHRATRWLAEHGVRQFLDIGTGIPTEPNLHQVAQRAAPDARVVYCDNDPIVLAHAAALLRGTDDGVTEYLEADVRDPDAILEGARKILDFGRPVALSLIALLHFVSDEDGAHELVRRLLAELPSGSYLVISHATADFTPEESKAATEKLKAAGVTLALRSREEFTRFFDGLDLVEPGVEVPQLWHPELGDPVPGQDDGVIPGYGAVARKP from the coding sequence ATGACCGGGCAGGACCCTCGCGGTGCCGTCGACATCGACACCAGCAAGCCGCATCCCGCGCGGATGTACGACTGGTACCTGGGCGGCAAGGACAACTACCCCGTCGACGAGGCCATGGGCCGGCAGATGCTCGCCCTGGACCCGCGGGTGCCGGTGATGGCGCGGGTCAACCGCGCCTTCATGCACCGGGCCACGCGCTGGCTCGCCGAGCACGGCGTACGCCAGTTCCTGGACATCGGCACCGGCATCCCGACCGAACCGAACCTCCACCAGGTCGCCCAGCGGGCCGCCCCCGACGCGCGGGTCGTGTACTGCGACAACGACCCGATCGTGCTCGCCCACGCGGCCGCCCTGCTGCGCGGCACGGACGACGGCGTGACCGAGTACCTGGAGGCCGACGTACGGGACCCGGACGCCATCCTCGAAGGCGCCCGGAAGATCCTGGACTTCGGCCGGCCGGTCGCCCTCTCGCTGATCGCGCTGCTGCACTTCGTCTCCGACGAGGACGGCGCGCACGAACTCGTCCGCCGGCTGCTCGCCGAACTCCCCTCCGGCAGCTACCTGGTGATCAGCCACGCGACGGCCGACTTCACGCCCGAGGAGTCGAAGGCGGCCACCGAGAAGCTGAAGGCGGCCGGCGTCACCCTGGCACTCCGCTCCCGCGAGGAGTTCACCCGCTTCTTCGACGGCCTGGACCTCGTCGAACCCGGCGTCGAGGTACCGCAGTTGTGGCATCCCGAGCTGGGTGACCCGGTCCCGGGCCAGGACGACGGGGTCATTCCCGGTTACGGGGCGGTGGCACGCAAGCCGTGA
- a CDS encoding amidohydrolase, producing MTPSPAARAEGTADLIVTGCTVLVHDDQERIGFEEDAAIVVRDGVVRSVTTAAAVADRPAAERLDARGQVALPGLVNCHTHAPMVALRGIAEDLPTEEWFNDVVWPVEANLTEQDVAWGAWLACAEMIRGGVTCFADHYFAMDAVAAVVAECGMRAHLGQAYFSSQGPEGREKSLEFALRHRGGAGGRITTALAPHAPYTVDDTDLVATAGLAHAHGLPVHIHASENRDQTDTSLARHGVTPIEVLQRTGILDTDVLLAHGTGIVERDLPVLAAARGRTAVATAPRGYLKFGWPTTTPVRALRDIGVPVGLATDGAASNNSLDVWEAMALTALIQKSTTGDPRWLTSRQALHHATLQSARAVGLGEAVGSITPGRRADLILVDLTGPHTQPVHDLAATLVHSARSSDVRTTIVDGRILMRDRELLTIDVPAVVAELGARLPALVDRSHGRRIQDYDT from the coding sequence ATGACGCCCTCTCCCGCAGCGCGCGCCGAAGGCACCGCCGATCTCATCGTCACCGGCTGCACCGTCCTCGTGCACGACGACCAGGAGCGGATCGGCTTCGAGGAGGACGCCGCGATCGTCGTACGGGACGGCGTCGTCCGGTCCGTGACGACCGCCGCCGCGGTCGCGGACCGGCCAGCCGCCGAACGTCTCGACGCGCGCGGTCAGGTCGCCCTGCCGGGGCTGGTCAACTGCCACACCCACGCCCCGATGGTCGCGCTGCGCGGCATCGCCGAGGACCTGCCCACCGAGGAGTGGTTCAACGACGTCGTGTGGCCCGTGGAGGCCAACCTCACGGAGCAGGACGTGGCGTGGGGGGCGTGGCTCGCCTGCGCCGAGATGATCCGGGGCGGCGTCACCTGTTTCGCGGACCACTACTTCGCCATGGACGCGGTCGCCGCCGTCGTCGCCGAGTGCGGGATGCGTGCCCACCTGGGGCAGGCGTACTTCTCCTCGCAGGGGCCCGAGGGGCGCGAGAAGTCCCTGGAGTTCGCGCTGCGGCACCGGGGCGGCGCCGGCGGCCGCATCACCACCGCCCTCGCTCCGCACGCCCCCTACACCGTGGACGACACCGACCTCGTGGCCACCGCCGGCCTCGCGCACGCCCACGGCCTGCCCGTGCACATCCACGCCTCCGAGAACCGCGACCAGACCGACACCAGCCTCGCCCGGCACGGCGTCACCCCGATCGAGGTCCTCCAGCGCACCGGGATCCTCGACACGGACGTACTCCTCGCGCACGGCACCGGAATCGTCGAGCGTGACCTGCCCGTCCTGGCCGCCGCCCGGGGCCGTACGGCCGTGGCCACCGCTCCCCGCGGCTACCTGAAGTTCGGCTGGCCCACCACCACGCCGGTCCGCGCCCTGCGCGACATCGGTGTCCCCGTCGGGCTCGCCACGGACGGCGCCGCCTCCAACAACTCCCTCGACGTGTGGGAGGCGATGGCGCTCACCGCCCTCATCCAGAAGTCCACCACCGGGGACCCGCGCTGGCTGACCTCCCGCCAGGCCCTGCATCACGCCACGCTGCAGAGTGCCCGGGCGGTGGGACTCGGCGAGGCCGTCGGCAGCATCACCCCCGGGCGGCGGGCCGACCTGATCCTCGTCGACCTCACCGGCCCGCACACCCAGCCCGTCCACGACCTGGCCGCGACCCTCGTGCACAGCGCCCGCTCCTCCGACGTCCGCACGACGATCGTCGACGGACGGATCCTGATGCGCGACCGCGAGCTGCTGACCATCGACGTCCCCGCGGTGGTCGCGGAGCTGGGGGCGCGGCTGCCCGCCCTCGTCGACCGGAGCCACGGCAGGCGCATCCAGGATTACGACACCTGA
- a CDS encoding helix-turn-helix transcriptional regulator, giving the protein MSEPRSAPTVGQVVLGRRLLDLRERAGLKREEAARILRVAPATVRRMEMAEVSLKIPYLQLLLKAYGISDQEAEAFVQLAEEANRPGWWQRFHDVLPGWFSMHVSLEGAAALIRQYEPHFVPGLLQTEDYARGVLRSGAIGQTSPDEIERHVDLRMQRQELLTRQEAPRLWVVMDETVLRRPVGGPEVMRTQIDKLLDATELPNVTLQVAPFENGPHPGTYGPFVLFRFAVPELPDMVYSEYLTGAVYLDARTEVATHLEVMDRMAAQAATAHRTKEILRDLRKEL; this is encoded by the coding sequence GTGAGCGAACCGCGGTCCGCGCCGACGGTCGGACAGGTCGTCCTCGGCCGGCGCCTGCTGGACCTGCGGGAGCGCGCGGGGCTCAAGCGCGAGGAGGCCGCCCGTATCCTCCGTGTGGCCCCCGCCACAGTCCGTCGTATGGAGATGGCCGAGGTCTCGCTGAAGATCCCGTACCTCCAGCTCCTGCTGAAGGCCTACGGCATCTCCGACCAGGAGGCCGAGGCGTTCGTCCAGTTGGCCGAGGAGGCCAACAGGCCCGGCTGGTGGCAGCGGTTCCACGACGTGCTGCCCGGCTGGTTCTCGATGCACGTCAGCCTGGAGGGGGCCGCCGCCCTCATCCGGCAGTACGAGCCGCACTTCGTCCCCGGGCTGCTGCAGACCGAGGACTACGCGCGTGGTGTCCTGCGTTCGGGTGCCATCGGGCAGACGAGCCCCGACGAGATCGAGCGCCATGTCGACCTGCGCATGCAACGCCAGGAACTGCTCACCCGTCAGGAAGCGCCCCGGCTGTGGGTCGTGATGGACGAGACCGTGCTGCGCCGCCCCGTCGGCGGCCCGGAGGTGATGCGCACGCAGATCGACAAACTGCTCGACGCCACGGAGCTGCCCAACGTCACCCTCCAGGTCGCCCCGTTCGAGAACGGGCCGCACCCGGGCACGTACGGGCCCTTCGTGCTCTTCCGATTCGCCGTGCCGGAACTCCCGGACATGGTCTACAGCGAGTACCTGACCGGCGCCGTCTATCTGGACGCGCGCACCGAGGTGGCGACCCACCTCGAGGTCATGGACCGCATGGCGGCGCAGGCCGCTACGGCACATCGCACGAAGGAGATCCTCCGGGATCTCCGCAAGGAGCTGTGA
- a CDS encoding ABC transporter ATP-binding protein, with the protein MGWNSHADAFLELNFRAMLVRLPAMLTASFHLAWQADRRAARTVLAAEVGRGLAQAVSLLAVNSLLGRLIGGGTLEDRLRGAVPALVVMASVMLVGALLRAASTYATGRLEPKVERVATERYLERAATVELTAIEDHAFHKLLDTAQYGATSARRMIGYATRVVNAIISLIAAAGVLTVLHPALLPLLVTMTLPSAWSALTNARRRYESFHTWVQHARAGRLLGALLIEPEAAPEIRVHGVGPFLLRHFREMSETAEAEQARLARLAARTGLIAAGWTGLATAATYATLGGLLLAGAMALAVAGTAVIAIRTGSQSLATLVVEMNALHEEALFVGDLQRLHVEAAERAIPVGGAALPDDPREIRFENVSFTYPGDATRPALDDVTLTVPLGKIVALVGENGSGKTTLVKLLAGLYAPDRGRILWDDVDAAGADRHRLAERVAMVAQDFKRWPFTARVNVAVGRSSTPLTDERITEAVAEAGAQEVLVDLPRGLDTLLARNFSGGHELSGGQWQRLGIARAAYRRGHILIVDEPTAALDARAELEVFEKIRALAGTGQTVILITHRLASVRHADLVHVLDQGRLVESGTPDQLLATGGVYAELYSLQAEQFTTKVPAQTKVATQTDGAGRTTGSGQPDAPGQRNGPGQTDEPEQTDGRDQTDTDGPGQADAPRKVPAPKTG; encoded by the coding sequence ATGGGCTGGAACTCGCACGCGGACGCGTTCCTGGAGCTGAACTTCCGGGCCATGCTGGTCCGCCTCCCCGCCATGCTCACGGCCAGCTTCCACCTCGCCTGGCAGGCCGACCGACGGGCCGCGCGGACCGTGCTGGCCGCCGAGGTGGGCCGGGGCCTCGCCCAGGCCGTGAGCCTCCTCGCGGTCAACAGCCTGCTGGGCCGGCTGATCGGCGGCGGCACCCTGGAGGACCGGCTGCGCGGCGCCGTGCCCGCCTTGGTCGTGATGGCCTCCGTGATGCTGGTCGGAGCGCTGCTGCGGGCCGCCTCGACGTACGCCACCGGGCGGCTGGAGCCCAAGGTGGAGCGGGTGGCGACCGAACGCTATCTGGAGCGGGCCGCGACCGTGGAGCTGACCGCGATCGAGGACCACGCCTTCCACAAGCTGCTGGACACCGCGCAGTACGGCGCCACCTCCGCCCGGCGGATGATCGGATACGCCACCCGCGTGGTGAACGCGATCATCTCGCTGATCGCGGCGGCGGGCGTGCTCACCGTGCTGCACCCGGCGCTGCTGCCGCTGCTGGTGACGATGACCCTGCCGAGCGCCTGGAGCGCGCTGACGAACGCGCGCCGCCGCTACGAGTCCTTCCACACCTGGGTGCAGCACGCGCGCGCGGGCCGGCTGCTCGGCGCCCTGCTGATCGAACCCGAGGCGGCTCCCGAGATCCGGGTGCACGGAGTGGGCCCGTTCCTGCTGCGCCACTTCCGTGAGATGTCCGAGACGGCGGAGGCGGAGCAGGCCCGCCTGGCCCGGCTGGCGGCCCGTACGGGGCTGATCGCGGCCGGCTGGACCGGCCTCGCGACGGCGGCGACGTACGCCACGCTGGGCGGGCTGCTGCTGGCGGGCGCGATGGCGCTGGCGGTGGCGGGGACGGCCGTGATCGCCATCCGCACCGGCTCGCAGAGCCTCGCCACCCTCGTCGTGGAGATGAACGCCCTGCACGAGGAGGCGCTGTTCGTGGGCGATCTCCAGCGGCTCCACGTCGAGGCGGCCGAACGGGCCATTCCGGTGGGCGGGGCCGCCCTGCCGGACGATCCGCGCGAGATCCGGTTCGAGAACGTCAGCTTCACCTACCCGGGTGACGCGACCCGTCCCGCGCTCGACGACGTGACTCTCACCGTCCCGCTCGGCAAGATCGTCGCCCTGGTCGGCGAGAACGGCTCCGGCAAGACGACTCTGGTCAAGCTGCTGGCCGGGCTGTACGCCCCCGACCGCGGCCGGATCCTGTGGGACGACGTCGACGCGGCCGGCGCCGACCGGCACCGGCTCGCCGAACGGGTCGCGATGGTGGCCCAGGACTTCAAGCGGTGGCCGTTCACCGCCCGCGTCAACGTGGCCGTGGGCCGTTCCTCGACGCCGCTCACCGACGAGCGGATCACGGAGGCGGTCGCGGAGGCCGGGGCCCAGGAGGTGCTGGTGGATCTGCCTCGGGGCCTGGACACCCTGCTGGCCCGCAACTTCAGCGGCGGGCACGAGCTGTCCGGCGGCCAGTGGCAGCGCCTGGGAATCGCCCGGGCCGCGTACCGGCGCGGGCACATCCTGATCGTGGACGAGCCGACGGCGGCCCTGGACGCGCGGGCGGAACTGGAGGTCTTCGAGAAGATCCGCGCCCTGGCGGGTACGGGGCAGACGGTCATCCTCATCACCCACCGGCTGGCGTCCGTCCGCCACGCGGACCTGGTGCACGTCCTGGACCAGGGCCGGCTCGTGGAGTCCGGAACGCCGGACCAGCTGCTGGCGACCGGCGGGGTCTACGCGGAGCTGTACTCGCTCCAGGCGGAACAGTTCACGACGAAGGTACCGGCACAGACGAAGGTAGCGACGCAGACGGACGGAGCAGGACGGACAACCGGATCAGGCCAGCCGGACGCGCCAGGTCAGAGGAACGGGCCGGGACAGACGGACGAGCCCGAGCAGACGGACGGGCGGGATCAGACGGACACGGACGGGCCGGGACAGGCGGACGCTCCACGGAAGGTGCCCGCCCCGAAGACGGGCTGA
- a CDS encoding DUF397 domain-containing protein, with protein MDRIKPRLRVYNGMPARDLGSEGWHKPWSGGNGGNCLEAMKLADGRIAVRQSTDPDGPALIYTTDEMTAFIEGAKAGEADFLLS; from the coding sequence ATGGATCGCATCAAGCCGCGCCTACGCGTCTACAACGGCATGCCCGCGCGGGACTTGGGCAGTGAGGGCTGGCACAAGCCGTGGAGCGGCGGCAACGGCGGCAACTGCCTGGAGGCCATGAAACTGGCCGACGGCAGGATCGCCGTCCGCCAGTCCACCGACCCGGACGGGCCCGCGCTGATCTACACGACCGACGAGATGACCGCCTTCATCGAGGGCGCCAAGGCGGGGGAGGCCGACTTCCTGCTTTCCTGA
- a CDS encoding uridine kinase, producing MRLEAITWDRLGDLLAERVLDLEPADGSPWPRIALDGAPAAHPGDLAERVAEALRVRGRSSLVVGTHGFLRPASLRLEYGHHDVEAYYDGWFDTGALWREVFGPLEPGGDGRVLPDLWDPATDRATRNPYVRLAPGGVLLLHGPLLLRHWFPFDLTVHVLLSPGALRRRTPESEHWTLPAFERYENETDPAGTADVLVRADDPRHPAWNG from the coding sequence GTGCGACTCGAAGCGATCACCTGGGACCGGCTCGGCGACCTCCTGGCCGAACGTGTACTCGACCTGGAACCGGCCGACGGCAGCCCGTGGCCCCGCATCGCCCTCGACGGCGCCCCGGCTGCTCACCCCGGCGACCTGGCCGAGCGGGTGGCGGAAGCACTGCGGGTACGCGGTCGTTCCTCTCTCGTCGTCGGTACGCACGGGTTCCTGCGCCCAGCTTCCCTGCGCCTGGAGTACGGCCACCACGACGTGGAGGCGTACTACGACGGCTGGTTCGACACCGGCGCCCTGTGGCGCGAGGTCTTCGGCCCGCTCGAACCCGGCGGCGACGGACGTGTCCTGCCCGACCTGTGGGACCCGGCCACCGACCGCGCAACCCGCAACCCCTACGTCCGACTTGCCCCCGGTGGTGTTCTGTTGCTGCATGGTCCCCTCCTGTTGCGCCACTGGTTCCCCTTCGACCTGACCGTCCATGTCCTCCTGTCACCCGGCGCCCTGCGCCGCCGCACCCCCGAGTCCGAGCACTGGACGCTGCCCGCCTTCGAGCGCTACGAGAACGAGACCGACCCGGCCGGCACCGCCGATGTCCTGGTACGCGCCGACGACCCACGTCACCCGGCCTGGAACGGCTGA
- a CDS encoding helix-turn-helix domain-containing protein yields MLRASRKQPPNLRRERVREPHVLCRPPCRVPRPAPELRAVTPKVLSETLRAMERDGLLTRTAYDENPPRVEYALTPLGRTLIPLLDAARIWSRTHLPHLLAARRAHERSAS; encoded by the coding sequence CTGCTCCGGGCATCCCGGAAACAGCCGCCGAATCTCCGCCGCGAACGCGTCCGCGAACCGCACGTCCTGTGCCGCCCGCCGTGCCGCGTCCCGCGCCCGGCGCCGGAGCTCAGGGCGGTCACCCCCAAGGTCCTCAGCGAGACCCTGCGCGCGATGGAACGCGACGGCCTGCTCACCCGCACCGCGTACGACGAGAACCCGCCCCGCGTCGAATACGCCCTCACCCCTCTCGGCCGCACCCTGATCCCCCTCCTCGACGCCGCCCGGATCTGGAGCCGGACCCATCTCCCGCACCTGCTCGCCGCCCGCCGAGCCCACGAACGAAGCGCATCCTGA